A region from the Sandaracinus amylolyticus genome encodes:
- a CDS encoding response regulator yields the protein MTESARRVLIVATPDVASLVTSELARAELHVTTDTVSTADALIAALADPPDAIVVSLATLDAPAARHAWSSRGLSIPMIALAPAHDDREMRDAMIRGGALDYVSLDQLARLGPALLRELSRAAGRAKDWPAPEATSASLVQAIVDNMPFVLFVKDADELRLRVVNQLMVDFMGIPREQLLGKLDHEYLPPEQADAFAADDRAVLASDQVTIKDEVARANGVDLWWRTRKVPITDRDGRRYVMGVTEEVTQRRQAEEALREANRRLEASLEELKKSRAVSARTLASYQQRALQMEIIRQQNEDLDRLAQDLAKAKRIEEERAREIESAARLKSEFLANFSHEIRTPLNGILGYCDLLMREEGSRLTPHGRRDLNVVKANAKALLGLINDILDLSKIESGHVDVVREQVELRPLVDECIATVREYAQGKQVEIYATIPPELDTIDTDGLKLRQILLNLLSNAAKFTEAGEVVVDVKREADTLVLSVEDTGAGIPPDQLPFVFEKFRQVDGSSTRKVGGTGLGLAIVRELCRVLGGNVDATSTLGRGSVFRVRLPGVFAAGESRTTVKTGRGSDRFEIVPGTTVLVVDDDPLIHQLLKAELEREGVTVRLATDGVAALTAAREHRPSAIVLDVHLPKLDGWSVLAELKSDPAFATTPVIIISVEEQRTRGLSLGACEYLVKPFEAARLVDVVSRSVGADRGEVLVVDDDPPTRELVCRHLRAAGFSAAEARSGEDALLRARVTRPGLIVLDLVMPGMSGFALLDQIRREGITSPVVVLSGKELSDEEQRLLRDGIATVVKKNGVSIDKVVAEAKRLLLEQRVGAVKLPRVLYVEDSAQNRDVVRRYLAGTFDVIEAEDGEHGLDRANRDHPDLILMDLSLPRLDGWEATRRLKASTLASIPVIALTAHASREDQARARAAGCDGYLTKPVDRELLISTIRKHLAAVAATQS from the coding sequence ATGACTGAGAGCGCACGCCGCGTGCTGATCGTCGCCACGCCCGACGTGGCGTCGCTCGTCACCTCCGAGCTCGCGCGCGCCGAGCTCCACGTCACCACCGACACGGTCTCCACCGCCGACGCGTTGATCGCCGCGCTCGCCGATCCGCCCGACGCGATCGTCGTCTCGCTCGCGACGCTCGACGCGCCCGCCGCGCGCCACGCGTGGAGCTCGCGCGGCCTGTCGATCCCGATGATCGCGCTCGCTCCCGCGCACGACGATCGCGAGATGCGCGACGCGATGATCCGCGGCGGCGCGCTCGACTACGTGAGCCTCGATCAGCTCGCGCGCCTCGGGCCCGCGCTGCTCCGCGAGCTCTCGCGCGCCGCGGGCCGAGCGAAGGACTGGCCCGCGCCCGAGGCCACCTCGGCCTCGCTGGTCCAGGCGATCGTCGACAACATGCCGTTCGTCCTCTTCGTGAAGGACGCGGACGAGCTGCGCCTGCGCGTCGTCAACCAGCTCATGGTCGACTTCATGGGCATCCCGCGCGAGCAGCTGCTCGGGAAGCTCGACCACGAGTACCTCCCGCCCGAGCAGGCCGACGCGTTCGCCGCCGACGATCGCGCGGTGCTCGCGAGCGATCAGGTGACGATCAAGGACGAGGTCGCGCGCGCCAACGGCGTCGACCTGTGGTGGCGCACCCGCAAGGTGCCGATCACCGATCGCGATGGTCGTCGCTACGTGATGGGCGTGACCGAGGAGGTGACCCAGCGTCGCCAGGCCGAGGAAGCGCTGCGCGAAGCGAACCGTCGCCTCGAAGCGAGCCTCGAGGAGCTCAAGAAGTCGCGCGCGGTCTCGGCCCGCACCCTCGCGAGCTATCAGCAGCGCGCGCTGCAGATGGAGATCATCCGCCAGCAGAACGAAGATCTCGATCGCCTCGCGCAGGACCTCGCGAAAGCGAAGCGCATCGAGGAAGAGCGCGCCCGCGAGATCGAGTCCGCCGCGCGCCTCAAGAGCGAATTCCTCGCGAATTTCTCGCACGAGATTCGCACCCCGCTGAACGGCATCCTCGGCTACTGCGATCTCCTGATGCGCGAAGAGGGCTCGCGCCTCACGCCGCACGGACGACGCGACCTCAACGTCGTCAAAGCGAACGCGAAGGCGCTGCTCGGCCTGATCAACGACATCCTCGATCTCTCGAAGATCGAGTCCGGCCACGTCGACGTCGTGCGCGAGCAGGTCGAGCTGCGCCCGCTCGTCGACGAATGCATCGCGACGGTGCGCGAGTACGCGCAAGGCAAGCAGGTCGAGATCTACGCAACCATCCCGCCCGAGCTCGACACGATCGACACCGACGGGCTCAAGCTCCGTCAGATCCTCCTCAACCTGCTCTCGAACGCGGCGAAGTTCACGGAGGCGGGCGAGGTCGTCGTCGACGTGAAGCGCGAGGCGGACACCCTCGTGCTCTCGGTGGAGGACACCGGCGCGGGCATCCCGCCCGATCAGCTGCCGTTCGTGTTCGAGAAGTTCCGGCAGGTCGACGGCTCGAGCACGCGCAAGGTCGGCGGAACCGGCCTCGGCCTCGCGATCGTGCGCGAGCTCTGTCGCGTGCTCGGCGGCAACGTCGACGCGACGAGCACGCTCGGTCGCGGCTCCGTGTTCCGCGTGCGCCTGCCCGGTGTGTTCGCGGCGGGCGAGTCGCGCACCACCGTGAAGACCGGTCGTGGCTCGGATCGCTTCGAGATCGTCCCGGGCACCACGGTGCTCGTGGTCGACGACGATCCGCTGATCCACCAGCTCCTCAAGGCCGAGCTCGAGCGCGAAGGCGTCACGGTGCGGCTCGCGACCGATGGCGTCGCCGCGCTCACCGCCGCGCGCGAGCATCGCCCGAGCGCGATCGTGCTCGACGTGCACCTGCCGAAGCTCGACGGCTGGTCGGTGCTCGCGGAGCTGAAGAGCGATCCCGCGTTCGCGACCACGCCGGTGATCATCATCTCGGTCGAGGAGCAGCGCACGCGCGGGCTCTCGCTCGGCGCGTGCGAGTACCTCGTGAAGCCCTTCGAGGCGGCGCGGCTGGTCGACGTGGTGAGCCGCAGCGTCGGCGCCGATCGCGGCGAGGTGCTCGTCGTCGACGACGACCCGCCGACGCGAGAGCTGGTGTGTCGTCACCTCCGCGCAGCGGGCTTCTCGGCAGCCGAAGCGCGCAGCGGCGAGGACGCGCTGCTGCGCGCGCGCGTCACGCGCCCGGGGCTCATCGTGCTCGACCTCGTGATGCCGGGGATGAGCGGCTTCGCGCTGCTCGATCAGATCCGCCGCGAGGGCATCACGTCGCCGGTCGTCGTGCTCAGCGGCAAGGAGCTCTCCGACGAGGAGCAGCGGCTCCTGCGCGACGGAATCGCGACCGTCGTGAAGAAGAACGGCGTGTCGATCGACAAGGTCGTCGCCGAGGCGAAGCGTCTCCTCCTCGAGCAGCGCGTCGGCGCAGTGAAGCTGCCGCGCGTGCTCTACGTGGAGGACTCCGCGCAGAACCGCGACGTCGTGCGGCGCTACCTCGCGGGCACGTTCGACGTCATCGAAGCGGAGGACGGCGAGCACGGCCTCGACCGCGCGAACCGCGATCATCCGGACCTGATCCTCATGGATCTCTCGCTGCCGCGCCTCGACGGATGGGAAGCGACGCGGCGCCTCAAGGCGAGCACGCTCGCGTCGATCCCGGTCATCGCGCTCACCGCGCACGCGAGCCGCGAGGACCAGGCGCGCGCGCGCGCCGCCGGCTGCGACGGATACCTCACGAAGCCGGTCGATCGAGAGCTCCTGATCTCGACGATCCGCAAGCACCTCGCCGCGGTCGCGGCCACGCAGAGCTGA
- a CDS encoding FIST signal transduction protein, protein MARIDLTSARTSERDPERAAEALLTSLGSVTPKLVTVFASSDRDHRALNAALRARLPRGTRIIGASTAGEIDRDGIHDGTVVLSALTGDFDVALGLGADLSADAIGAGARAMQRACDELGVRPQELDPRRHVGLVIDDGFRFKKEELLLGVLDRNPALTLVGGGANCAESDPAKQSAVLHVDGEVVTDAAVFALFRTSAPWAALRSHWYRPTGETLRITKIDETCTRALEIDGKPAAKRYAELLGVTVDDLEFGKPGGFARRPTALKVGREHFIRAPWKPLDDGSILFANLIDEGVELELMQLDDLAASTQRFFEEELPRRVGGDPTAALLFHCTARDWYAKGKGEHAALSKAFTKAPPSAGLNVFFEIYSGFQINTTLTALAFGKNDD, encoded by the coding sequence ATGGCCCGCATCGATCTCACCAGCGCCCGCACGTCCGAGCGAGACCCCGAGCGCGCCGCCGAGGCGCTCCTCACCTCGCTCGGCTCGGTCACCCCGAAGCTCGTCACGGTCTTCGCCTCGAGCGACCGCGACCACCGCGCCCTCAACGCGGCGCTCCGCGCGCGCCTGCCTCGCGGCACGCGCATCATCGGCGCGAGCACCGCCGGCGAGATCGATCGCGACGGCATCCACGACGGCACCGTCGTCCTCTCCGCGCTCACCGGCGACTTCGACGTCGCGCTCGGCCTCGGCGCCGACCTCTCCGCCGACGCGATCGGCGCCGGCGCGCGCGCGATGCAGCGCGCCTGCGACGAGCTCGGCGTGCGCCCCCAAGAGCTCGACCCCCGCCGCCACGTCGGCCTCGTCATCGACGACGGCTTCCGCTTCAAGAAGGAAGAGCTCCTCCTCGGCGTCCTCGATCGCAACCCCGCGCTCACGCTCGTCGGCGGCGGCGCCAACTGCGCCGAGTCCGATCCCGCGAAGCAGTCTGCGGTGCTCCACGTCGACGGCGAGGTCGTCACCGACGCCGCCGTGTTCGCGCTGTTCCGCACCAGCGCGCCGTGGGCCGCGCTGCGCTCGCACTGGTATCGCCCGACCGGCGAGACGCTCCGCATCACCAAGATCGACGAGACCTGCACGCGCGCGCTCGAGATCGACGGCAAGCCCGCCGCGAAGCGCTACGCCGAGCTCCTCGGCGTGACCGTCGACGATCTCGAGTTCGGCAAGCCCGGCGGCTTCGCGCGGCGTCCCACCGCGCTCAAGGTCGGCCGCGAGCACTTCATCCGCGCCCCGTGGAAGCCGCTCGACGACGGCTCGATCCTCTTCGCGAACCTCATCGACGAGGGCGTCGAGCTCGAGCTCATGCAGCTCGACGATCTCGCCGCGTCCACGCAGCGCTTCTTCGAAGAAGAGCTCCCGCGTCGCGTCGGCGGCGATCCCACCGCCGCGCTCCTCTTCCACTGCACCGCGCGCGACTGGTACGCGAAGGGCAAGGGCGAGCACGCCGCGCTCTCGAAGGCGTTCACGAAGGCCCCGCCCTCCGCGGGCCTCAACGTGTTCTTCGAGATCTACTCGGGGTTCCAGATCAACACGACGCTCACCGCGCTCGCGTTCGGGAAGAACGATGACTGA